In one Bacillus sp. PK3_68 genomic region, the following are encoded:
- a CDS encoding DUF2529 family protein → MLKMFTTQLNGLFQRIADKEAEQMEDGARLLAQAVIGEGRVYIKGFEEMKAVEAEATAGAEALSCFQSFEAADNITESDRVLLVSRFSHDSEAVALAAALEERGIPFVAIAGLVPEKEHSLHEKADVFINTKVTKGLLPDENGGRTGFPSSLAALYIYFSLKLTIDEILQEQN, encoded by the coding sequence ATGTTAAAAATGTTTACCACTCAATTAAATGGTCTTTTCCAACGGATTGCCGATAAAGAAGCGGAACAAATGGAAGATGGCGCCCGCCTTCTGGCCCAGGCAGTAATCGGAGAGGGACGAGTTTATATAAAAGGATTTGAAGAAATGAAAGCCGTAGAGGCAGAAGCAACGGCCGGAGCTGAAGCGCTCTCCTGCTTCCAATCGTTTGAAGCCGCCGATAACATAACAGAAAGTGACCGGGTGCTTCTCGTTAGCCGTTTTTCCCATGACTCCGAAGCTGTAGCTTTAGCTGCTGCTCTTGAGGAACGAGGCATTCCCTTCGTTGCAATAGCCGGACTTGTGCCCGAGAAAGAGCACTCACTTCACGAAAAAGCCGATGTGTTTATAAATACAAAGGTTACGAAAGGGCTTCTTCCTGACGAAAATGGCGGCCGCACAGGCTTTCCTTCTAGTCTCGCTGCCCTATATATTTACTTTTCCCTTAAGCTTACCATCGATGAAATTTTGCAGGAACAAAATTAA
- a CDS encoding IS3 family transposase (programmed frameshift), producing MGTRVSYPAEVKMKAVKMRLSGVPVKEVLKELNIRNKTQLKTWMKWYKAGEFHRFEQPVGKQYSFGKGTEHESEAEKLKAENRYLKQQIEVPKKVQRIGEEVVPETAVELVKELKTSMPVREICRHLGIARSTYYRWKSRSREETSRQIVERKIGTLCRDHKFRYGYRKITALLKREMSINHKAVQRVMQKYGWQCRVKVKKRKRTGQPCHISDNLLKGDFQANQPLQKLVTDITYLPFGQKQLYLSSIQDLFNGEIIAYSIGSYQNTDFVLHTLTQLPPLPKGCILHSDQGSVYTSYAYQQAVKGKGITISMSRKGTPSDNASIESFHSSLKSETFYLDELRSTTTAIVVQTVENYIHYYNHIRIQAKLNNQPPVKYRQLAA from the exons ATGGGTACAAGAGTCAGTTATCCAGCGGAAGTAAAAATGAAGGCTGTAAAAATGAGATTGTCTGGGGTGCCGGTTAAAGAAGTCTTGAAGGAATTAAACATTCGAAATAAGACACAACTTAAAACATGGATGAAATGGTATAAAGCAGGAGAGTTTCATCGATTTGAACAGCCAGTAGGCAAGCAGTATTCCTTTGGAAAAGGGACTGAGCATGAAAGTGAAGCGGAGAAGTTGAAGGCAGAAAATCGGTATCTGAAACAACAGATTGAAGTAC CTAAAAAAGTACAAAGAATTGGAGAGGAAGTGGTCCCAGAAACAGCCGTAGAATTAGTGAAAGAACTCAAAACCAGCATGCCCGTCAGGGAGATATGCCGGCATCTTGGCATTGCTAGATCCACTTATTATCGCTGGAAGAGCAGGAGCCGGGAAGAAACATCCAGGCAGATCGTTGAACGAAAAATCGGCACGTTGTGCCGGGATCATAAGTTTCGATACGGTTATCGTAAAATCACAGCCTTATTAAAACGAGAGATGTCTATTAACCATAAAGCGGTACAGCGTGTGATGCAAAAGTATGGCTGGCAATGCCGGGTAAAGGTGAAGAAACGCAAACGAACAGGACAGCCCTGTCATATTTCCGATAATCTGTTAAAAGGAGATTTCCAGGCAAATCAGCCTCTTCAAAAGCTCGTCACAGATATTACATACTTGCCTTTTGGCCAGAAACAGCTGTATCTTTCAAGTATCCAGGATTTATTTAACGGCGAAATCATTGCCTATTCTATAGGAAGCTACCAAAACACAGATTTCGTGCTGCATACGCTGACCCAGCTGCCCCCTCTCCCCAAAGGGTGTATCTTGCACAGTGACCAAGGATCTGTTTACACATCTTATGCTTATCAACAGGCAGTCAAAGGAAAAGGCATTACCATAAGTATGTCCCGGAAAGGGACACCCTCTGATAATGCCTCCATCGAATCGTTTCATTCCTCGCTAAAGTCTGAAACGTTCTATCTCGACGAGTTGAGAAGCACTACGACGGCCATCGTAGTGCAAACTGTCGAAAACTATATTCACTATTATAACCATATCCGTATTCAAGCGAAACTAAACAACCAGCCACCGGTCAAGTATCGGCAGCTGGCTGCTTAA